ACCCGCTTCACAGAACCGAATGAAATTTTTGGTCCTTTTGATATCAGGAAACTAAAAGAAGGAGAACTGCTCACCAATACCGAAGGCATGATGCCGGAAGCCTCGCTGATTTTCCTGGATGAGATTTTTAATGCCAATTCAGCCATCCTGAACTCACTTCTGACAGCTTTGAACGAAAAGATCTTTAAAAGAGGAAAAGAAACCAAACATCTCCCGGCTCTCATGTTCGTAGGAGCCAGTAATGTTCTTCCCGAAGACGAATCACTTAACGCATTATTTGACCGTTTTTTGGTTAGAATAAATGTTGATTACGTAAATCCTGAGCTGCTTCAGCAGGTACTTCTCGCCGGAAGAAAACTTGAAAACCAGACAGAAACAGATATCCCTGAAATTCAGGCAGACGAGATAAGGGAACTTCAGAACCTGTGTAAAACAGTCGATCTGAAACCCATTTACGAAGTCTATCTGAACACCATTATCAGCCTTCGGAATACAGGAATTGCCATCTCCGACCGTAGAGCTGTAAAGCTTCAGAACCTGATCGCGGCCAGTGCCCTGATCTGTGGAAGAAATGAAGCCATACTTTCCGATCTCTGGGTATTGAAACATATTTGGGATACCGAAGAACAGATCGAGATTCTTGAAGGAATTATCAACAGGACCATTGAAAAAGACGATAATCCAAAATCTCACCCACAGGCCATGCAGAACAAAACCCCCAACCCGGAGGAGGTGATGAAAGATATAAAAATCCTTGTGGAAAAATGGGATAGCGGAATGCTAAGTTTTGAAGAGCAGAATGTCATCAAAGATAAACTGAGATACCTCCAGACACGTTGCGACTGGATCAGGAATCCGGAACAGAAACAATACATCCAGCAAGAAATTGAAAGCTTATGGCAGAAAATTCTTCAAAGCGTATAAACGAATTCTGGGCAGAACTTCCCCGGGCCGATGAAGATTTTCTGGGAGCCATCCGGGATTGGAAGAATGTGCAGATTGCAGCAGATGATGATACGGTGTGGATGAAAGGCTTCACCGAAGAACAGGCTGTATCTGCCGAGATCCAGCAGTTACCCAATTGTATATTGTATGAATTGCGTGAAGGACTTCTGTTTAAAAAAGGAGCGCTGGTGCCAAGCAAAAAAATGAGAACAGCTTTGCTTTGGTCACCGTTAGATAAAGCATTGAAGCTTACTTTTCCTCCTTCCAACCAGAATTATTTTGGAATAGATGAAAAAGTTGAAGTAAGATTAAAACCGGGTAATGAAGAACAGTCTGTTGTAGCATTATTAAGCAGAATAGACGAAATTAAAGAAAGTATTCCAGCCCAGCCCAATTTCAGGCTTGAAAAAATAGAATGGACGGTTATTGATGATAAAGCGTTATTTCTCGGAACACCACTGTTAAGCCTTCCCGGAAAAACCTATTGGATAAGAGACGGACATCTTCTGCCCGCAGGCTTTGATTTTGAATTTAAAAATATGAGCGCTCTTCTGCAGCAGCAACATAATAAAGAGTCTGACAAATGGTTATTATGGAACGAAGACGGAACCTTTCTTCCCATCAGAAAAGAAGATTTCCGGACACTGTCCGTAAGCTCCTTCCGTCTTACTGAAAAAACAAAAGAATGGATTTAAACGAATATTTCCAGTCATACGAGAACTACTTTTGGGAATGGGAAACCGATGAGGATATCGCCGGAGATTCCGGGTACCATGATAATAACCTTATCTCGATTCCGGGGGGTGGGGCTATAGCGTACAGGCCTTATATAATGGAAATCCTGAAAGAGCTTCAGCCGCAGGGATGGCCTCCGTTTGGTGCATTGCTGATGGCTTTATATGCCATGCAGGATGGGTATACAGATTTTGCAGGCCCATTAAACCATACCGCGAATTTTCACAGCATCGGAAACTTTGATTTCACCGCAGAAAAAAGCATAGAGTTCCTCGAAAAACTGAAATCGTTAAATAAAATCTATAAACAGGGACAAAACAGAATTATACTGCTTCAGACCCTGTTTCAGGATTCCCATAACAGAACCGCTCCCGGAAAGGCAGAAATGATCCTCACCATTTACTACAAAAGACCTCAGATTTTAGCTTCCAGTGCCGAAAAAAAATATGCGGGACCATCAGCGATCAACAAAGATCTGAGCACACTTAACCTTTTGAATGAAAAATTTCCCACCGTTCAGTCTATCGTTGATGCCATGCGGGATCACATAGACGAGCCGGAACTGGATGATGAGGTAATAGAAGAAGAAACAACAGTAGAAACGGATAAAGATTTTATCCAGCAACTCATCGAAGAGCCCAAAACATTTCAGGTAGGAAGCCTCATCAAAAGAATCTGGAGCGGACTGAGAATTCCCATGCGTCATTTATCTCCCGGAGAACAGCCCATCGGAGGAATTTCCGATATGGCAAATAAAGGCGATCTTCACCGGATGCTTCTTTCCGAATTTGCCAATGATGATGAAGTATTCATGAACAGGATAGCCAATAACGAAGCATTGTATATCCAAAGGGAGATCCCGCCGGAAGAAAATGTTTTTGAACGCATCATTTTAATTGATACTTCCCTGAGAAATTGGGGAACTCCCAAAGTGTTGGCCTTTGCATCTGCCATTGCCGTCATCAGGCATCCGAAAGCCCGTTCCGAATGTAAGGTTTTTGCATTGGGACAGGCCGGTATACCGATTTCTCTCGACAAAACGGAAGATGTTATTGAAAATCTTAACCAGGTAAGCCCGGTTCTGGAAGTTTCAGAAGCATTAGGTAAGTTTTTTAATGAAGAGAATACCGAAAAAGATCTTGAAGTATTCTTTATCACCCACGAGGAAAATCTTGCTGATGAAAAAATCAGGAAAGTAATACATGAAAACCGGGACAGACTGAAATTCCTGATTACAACTACTTCAGACGGCGAACTGAATTTCTATAAACATCATAAAGGAGCAAGAAAACATATCCAGAAAATAAAACTTCCGCTGCAGGAACTGTGGGCAAATCCGCCACAGCGGAAACAGAAAGTTCATCAGATCAATGGTAAGAAAACAGATCTTCCACAGAATTATCCGATCCTGTTTCCGACACCATCCAATAAAATAGCCCAGTTTTTATATGAAGGTGAATTTTATATCCTGAGTTCAAAAAAGCAGCTGTTGAAAACTTATCTGTCTGATAACTACTATGACCGGAATTCTTATGACTATTACAAAACTTACCACGGCTGCGAGGCTCTGATTGAAGATATTTCGGTAAAACCGAAGGGACAGTTTGCTTTGGCTAAAAATAAACAGCAGCATTTTATTTTATGTCAGTATCAGCCGGATAAAAAACTGGTTTCAAAGCTCAATCTGAGTACTAAAGAATATTCTGAGCAGAACGTTACCGGGCTGAATATTCCGGGTTCATATCATCTGGTTTATTTCGGAAAGAACTTTTACCTGCACCAGCCTATGAATTCTTCCTTGTATAAGATTAATTTGGAAGGAAACATTTCTGTGGAATCCATCTTCAATGATGATGGTGAAATAGATAAAAATATTGCAAAGGCAGAAACAGAAGTTACCAAACTGAACCGCAGTGGGATGAAAATAATCAGTAACTTCAACAGGATGGGAATCAATGAAAACAATAATCTCGTTATTTCCGGAAATGAGCTCTGCAGACTGTACGAAAACTCGCTGAACCTATATAAAAACAGATTTCCGGTGAAGATCCTTGCCGAGCAGAACAAAAATAAGTTCACATTTCAGGACGGTAGTGAAATTATTACAGATTCCCGTGGAATGCTTACTTTTAAGAGCAGCAATACCGGTATTCCCACATTTTATATTCCTTCCACAGAATATGGGTTTCTGGCATTGGCAACCAACACCGAATATGGCGGATCAGAATATTATCTTCCAAAGCAAACATTGCTCAAAGTAAAAACCATGGAAGAAATGTATTCCCAGTATTTAACAGCATTTATTGATCAGATTCTGGATTATGGAACTTAGAATAAAGCCTTTTCCGAAAAATACCTATTCTAAAAAAGGGCTTTTAATCAAAGACCCGTCACCTCGTGTATGGCTTTATGAAATGGAAGTTTTGGGGATAGATCTTGCTAAGGTAAAATCCTATGCTATTCCGGCAGATCAGCCTGATGTTCTGTACGGATGCCTGCTTGTATTTCATGATGAAGCACCTCAGGAAATTGGGAAAAATGCATATTTCCAGTGTGTAGATGACAAACTTTTTATCCCTGAAAATACTGTTTTTTATCCCAAGATCAATCCTGAAGACTGGCAGTATGCCGGTGCAAAATTTCTGGTAATGCATCCGGAATTTGGTTTGGTGAAACTAACGGAAGAGATCAACTGGTTTTCCGTAATACAGGAGCCTGAAATATCAGAAAGAAAGGTAAGAAGACCGTCGAATGGTGTAAAAACTCCTCAGCATATCGAAAGCTTTACTGTTGAGATGGATGATGAAAAAGTTCTGGCCACCCTTCAGCAGCCTAAAAATGAGGAAGAGTGGATGAAAAACCTGCCTTTTGATCTCAAAAAAGTAATGGCGGGAAATAAAAAAGAAATTGAAAAATATTTAAAATATATAGAAAAATATCCTGACAGGGCTGTAGATCTTGGTGTACCACTGGATATTATGGGAACTTCCCGTGGTGACGGATTTGGAAAGTTTACCTTTGGAGGAAGTTGGCTGAGTACCTTATTTGGAGGAGCGGGAGATGAGAAAGAAACAACAGGAAGCAGGAATTTCCGTTGGATATTCTGGGCAGCTGTTATAGGAGCTATACTTTTCAGGATCTTTATGCCTTCAGAAGACAAGGCTCAAAAGGAAGATTTTCTGGTTTCCTCCGGTAAAATTATGAATGGAACCGATAAAGCGCGGGCAGATATGATTGCCTATCAGTCCGGAGTAACGGATATTGATATGAAAATCGATTCTATTTATGGAAAAGAGAGGAAAAAACTTTCCGGTGAGTATGCTGCTGCGGGCGCCGCGATGTCAAAAGATAAAAACGAAAGGGAAAAATATAAAAAGACGGGTGGAAGGAATCTTGGAGAAGTAGGAAATGATATTGAAAAGCTCAATAACAGAGAACAGAACAGCAGAGATTTCCTTAAAATCATTTATTCAAAAAGGATAACGAAGCATCTTGTTCAGCAGGAAGAAAAAATGAAACGGCGTATATCAGATTCCCTGAAGAAATATACGAAAGGAAAACCTGTTAACGGAGAGGTTGTGAAATTTATATTAAAGAAAAAACAGGTATTAATGGCCGATTCGCTGGGCCGGCTTTACGGGACTGTTGATATGATGAATCTTCCTCCGGCTGCCATTAAAGATTCAAAAACAGGAACCCTTGAATCGGGTGAAAATAGTAGGAAGGAAAAGACAAAGGTTTCAGATATTCTGTATCTTGTGATCTTTATGTTCGGAGCGGTGGGAATTTATTCTTTCATTGTCAAACGAAAATCTCCAAATTTAGGTGGTGATAGCGTACCGTTGTGGGTGAAAATTATTTTATCTGCGGTTCTTGTTTCCATGCTGGTATATCTTTTCTATCCGCTCATCAGTATGTTCGGATACAACTGGTTTGTATGGATCCTTGTATTTTTTGTGATTCTTCTTCTTTACCGCCTGTTCAGCGAAGACAAAACCATTTTAAATACCGGAGACGATGAATAAGCAGAAGTTTTTAGACAAATTCCTGACCGCATTTATGATTCTTGCTGTGTTTAAGATCATCGGGATTGCAGCACAGCTCTTTCACGAAAGCTTTTGGAGCGTGGTGGGTACACTGGTGATCTTCCTTGTCGTTGCTTTTATCATTATGATTGTAATTACCGCTTTAAAAGATAAAGAGCGGAACAGCAATAATTCAGGAAAAAGAGGCTCCGGCGGAGGGAATTTTTATCTGGAAACCTCTTTATTCGACAGAATCCGAAATAAGTACGAAGAACTTGCCGAAAAATATATTGCTGAAAATGAGTATAAAAAAGCAGCTAAAGTATATATGAATCTTCTCCAGGACAATTTCCGGGGTGCAAAAACACTGGAAAACGGAGGTTTCTATAACGAAGCAGCAGCAGTTTATCTGAAAAAACTGAACAATAAGTCCGAAGCAGCCTCCTGCTATGAAAAAGCAAAGCAGTATAAAAAAGCAATCGATCTGTATAAAGAAATGCAGCAGAAAGAAAAAGTAGGGGATCTTTACAAAGAACTTAATGATATTAAAAATGCCCACAGCTACTATCAAATGGTTGCCGATGATTATACCGCAAACAGCCAGATGGTAAAAGCATCATTGATATACAGTAAAAAAATGGAAAAGCCTGAAGAAGCCCAAAAAGTTCTGCTGAAAGGATGGAACGAAGATAAGGATGCATTCAACTGCCTGAATAATTATTTTGCCAATATTTTTGATGTTAAAAAACTGGGAACAGAAATTCAGAATCTTTACCTACAAACACCTTCCTACAAAAAGACCATTTACCTTGATGCGATGAAGCATGAGTTTAAAAAAGATCCGAAATTACAGTCCGTAACCCGCAATATTGCTTATGAAATCATTGCTGAAAAAGTGGCTACCCGCTCTGAGATTATCAATGAATTGAAATACTTTAACCCTGATGACAATGTAATTTTGAAAGATATTTCAAGATTTAAAACGGGAAGGAATAAGATGTTGAGGAATTGAAATCAAAAATTAAAAGATTAAAACATTTAAAAATTCAAAGATTCAAAAATTAGGTGTTTTTTTAAGTAAGATGGCAGAGGTACTCGAAGCCTA
Above is a genomic segment from Chryseobacterium shigense containing:
- a CDS encoding AAA family ATPase translates to MTQNIIKLNTVLNYVKDTFVGKNDVVDLLGICLLAKENAFLYGPPGTAKSAIVRTLSKTVKDGKNFEYLLTRFTEPNEIFGPFDIRKLKEGELLTNTEGMMPEASLIFLDEIFNANSAILNSLLTALNEKIFKRGKETKHLPALMFVGASNVLPEDESLNALFDRFLVRINVDYVNPELLQQVLLAGRKLENQTETDIPEIQADEIRELQNLCKTVDLKPIYEVYLNTIISLRNTGIAISDRRAVKLQNLIAASALICGRNEAILSDLWVLKHIWDTEEQIEILEGIINRTIEKDDNPKSHPQAMQNKTPNPEEVMKDIKILVEKWDSGMLSFEEQNVIKDKLRYLQTRCDWIRNPEQKQYIQQEIESLWQKILQSV
- a CDS encoding APC family permease, whose translation is MELRIKPFPKNTYSKKGLLIKDPSPRVWLYEMEVLGIDLAKVKSYAIPADQPDVLYGCLLVFHDEAPQEIGKNAYFQCVDDKLFIPENTVFYPKINPEDWQYAGAKFLVMHPEFGLVKLTEEINWFSVIQEPEISERKVRRPSNGVKTPQHIESFTVEMDDEKVLATLQQPKNEEEWMKNLPFDLKKVMAGNKKEIEKYLKYIEKYPDRAVDLGVPLDIMGTSRGDGFGKFTFGGSWLSTLFGGAGDEKETTGSRNFRWIFWAAVIGAILFRIFMPSEDKAQKEDFLVSSGKIMNGTDKARADMIAYQSGVTDIDMKIDSIYGKERKKLSGEYAAAGAAMSKDKNEREKYKKTGGRNLGEVGNDIEKLNNREQNSRDFLKIIYSKRITKHLVQQEEKMKRRISDSLKKYTKGKPVNGEVVKFILKKKQVLMADSLGRLYGTVDMMNLPPAAIKDSKTGTLESGENSRKEKTKVSDILYLVIFMFGAVGIYSFIVKRKSPNLGGDSVPLWVKIILSAVLVSMLVYLFYPLISMFGYNWFVWILVFFVILLLYRLFSEDKTILNTGDDE